CAAGCACGGCGCGCGGGGCGAGATTCGTCGCGATTTCAGCGACGGAATTAACATACCAAGGCTGATCCGAAGCCGGCACCGGCGCGCTACGATACCATGGCGCCACCCTAACCACGTCAATTCCTTGATTTTTCAGCGCGCCTAAGGCCGCTTCGCACGTCGCCCTCGGGTCGCCGTATTGGCGGCTTGAAAGATTTGCCCCTACCGCGATGAATTTCACAATGCCTCCGCCGTCGCAGACGGTCCTATCGTGGACGTAACGCCACTGGGGTTATGATACAAAATACTTTCGTTCCCCCATGATGTAGCCCAGGGTGCCCCCTCCCGTCACAAAAAAACCTTTTCCCCGCCATAAACAAGGCCTACATGTTCTTTGGAATATTTATAACCTTGCTATATCCGAGCTTAGAACTTAGGTATTAAAGCTCAGATTTCATATCGTTTCATTGCGCCACCCTCGGTATTAACGACCCGCTTTTAGGATCTCTGAAAAACGCTCGGTAACCCGCTCAAAAACGGCAGTCCGACACCTATATTATTGAAGGGATATTTATATATTATGTTCTACCCTCAGCAGAGAATCGGCCTTTTTATTGATGGATCGAATTTGTACGCCGCCGCCAAGGCCCTCGGGTTCGACATAGATTATAAACGTCTTCTGGATCACTTCGCCGCCAAGGGTCAACTGGTGCGCGCCTTCTATTATACGGCCCTGCTCGACGATCAAGAATATTCCCCGCTGCGCCCTCTTGTCGATTGGCTGGACTACAACGGCTACACCATGGTCACCAAACCGACCAAGGAATTCACCGACGCCGCCGGACGCCGCAAGATCAAGGGCAACATGGATATCGAATTGGCCATAGACGTCATGGAAATGGCCGTGCATCTGGACCATATCGTCCTTTTTTCCGGCGACGGCGATTTCCGCCGTCTGGTCGAGGCCGTCCAACGCAAAGGACTGCGCGTGACCGTCGTCAGCACGGTGAAGTCGCACCCTCCGATGGTCGCCGACGAACTGCGCCGTCAGGCCGACGATTTCATCGAGTTGACCGATTTGCACGCGGCGATATCGCGCAAAGGTGAGCCGCTACGCCAGCAGCACGACAGCTCCCCTCAGCAAATTCAAAAGCCGGATAACGACACCAGCGATCACGACGAACGCCCCCTACAAGAGATCAAGGGGCCCGGTGATTTCATGGACATGGCCTGAGACAGGACCTGAGACAGAACTTGAGACAGGGCCTGAGACAGGACTTGAATTGAATGGATTTGTGGACACGCCGCGACGTGTCTTCTATCGTGATGCGCCGCGCTTTCCGCGCACAAGAGAAAGAAGACAGCCCCAAACACACACCATGAGGCCCGCCCGAAGTGGGAACCCTTCCGCCCCCCCGTGACGACGATACCGCAACGCCGTCTTCGTCGTCATCCTGCCGGCGGTACGCCGAAGAACCGGACAGCGCTTGCGCGCTGTGCCCGCGCCTAAGCGAATTCCGTAGTCTCAACCGCGTTCAATATCCCGATTTTCACAACGCCCCCGTTCCCGCCTTCGGCCCTCTGGATAGCGAAATTTTGATTGTCGGCCTGGCCCCCGGCCTGAAGGGAGCGAACCGCACCGCCCGCCCCTTTACCGGGGATTGGGCGGGTGATTTACTCTATCCGACGTTATGCGAATTCGCCTTGGCGCAAGGCGTATACGGCGCCAACCCCAACGACGGGCTGACCTTATGCAATTGCCGCATAACCAATGCCGTGCGTTGCGTGCCGCCGCAAAACAAGGTTACAGCGCACGAGGTCCGAAATTGTGGTGTTTTTTTACGCCACGAAATCGCGGCGATGCCCAACCTACGTGCGATATTGGCGCTGGGCGGGGTCGCCCACGGCGGCGTCTTGGCGGCGCTGGGGTACAAAAAAAGCGCCTATCGCTTCGCCCACAATGCGCGCCACCGTCTCACCCCCGACCTTTTCCTTCTCGATAGCTATCACTGTTCGCGTTATAATACCAACACCGGTCGCCTGACGGCAAAGATGTTTCGTGATGTTTTTAAAACACTTACGACTTATATCGCACCCGCGCCGTGAGCAACGCACACAGCTTGAAACACAATACAGAGCCTTAATCATGGCGGAAATCATCAATCTTCGACGCTACCGCAAGGCCAAGGCGCGTAAGACCGAAGACACGCAGGCCAGCGTTAATCGCACCTTTTTCGGACGAACGAAAAAAGAAAAAGCGGCGCAGGACGATGCCACGCGCCGCTTGAAGGACCTCTTGGACGGCCACAAAATCGCCCCACAAGAGCCGCCCGCCACCCCAGGAAGCACCCCAGGCGGTAGCCCCTCCAACGAGGGACCGCCCGACGATTGCGCCTGATTTTGTCATCTTGAACGTAACGGTTTGAACACAACCGTTCCGACGTGGGATTGGCGCGCGGGCCAATCCCGCGGTCGCCTGCGGATGAGGCCTTAGGGTCAGAGCCTCTTCATCTGGTGCGCCTGGCGGAGACGAATTTAAGTGTGGATTAGACGGAAAATCCGCCGCAATGGCCCTCATTGCAAGGGTTTTCCAGCGACATCCGCGCTTAAATTCATCCCGTCCCGCAGGGATTTGTGAAAAATGCCCCAGGTGCGTCGTCGAAAACTTTTGCAAGTGAACGGCACTTCCGGCAAGTCTTCATCCTAGGTCTGTGATATTTTTCACAAACCAGACGCACCAGACTAACAGGTCCTAACCCTAGTTATCGTCAGGCGAATCTTCCTGGTGTTCTGGATCGTCGAGCATGCGATGGATGTGAACGAGAACGTATTTCACGTTCGCCTCATCGACATGGGCTTGCGACGCGCCACGCCAGGCGTCGAGGGCCTCGCGGTTGGACGGGTAGACGCCGACGATATCGAGATTGCGGGGATCGACGAAATCGATACCCTGGGGATCCTTCACCTCGCCACCGAAGACGAGATGAAGCAAAGATTTAGCCATATGACCGTGACTCCAAAAGGAAATTAAAGTGGGCACAACATACGGCCCATGACTCTCGGGAGCAAGAGGGACGGCGCAGGATTATCCTCCTCCCCCAAAAGCACCGCCCCCCTCTTCTTCACCATAAGATTTCTGAAAATTTTACCCCGCGCGCGCCCGCGCGCCAGCGGGATACATTAAGACGCGCACACCTCTATTTTACACTGTCTAAGAATAACGCACGCCCCCTTAAAATCCCTCTCCCCACAGCCTCGCGCAAACACCCACTCCACCCATGCGCCAATTAGACTGTCTAATTAACTTGACACGACTTCCTTTTACACCTTCATAATAAGACATTGAATTTGGACAGTCTAAACGCAATCAGCCGAAACAGCCTGATGCAGAGTGGCCGCATTCCATGATTAGCAGTAAAGAAATTATTTTAAAAACAGATATTTCCA
This genomic window from Varunaivibrio sulfuroxidans contains:
- a CDS encoding DUF4169 family protein codes for the protein MAEIINLRRYRKAKARKTEDTQASVNRTFFGRTKKEKAAQDDATRRLKDLLDGHKIAPQEPPATPGSTPGGSPSNEGPPDDCA
- a CDS encoding uracil-DNA glycosylase: MGTLPPPRDDDTATPSSSSSCRRYAEEPDSACALCPRLSEFRSLNRVQYPDFHNAPVPAFGPLDSEILIVGLAPGLKGANRTARPFTGDWAGDLLYPTLCEFALAQGVYGANPNDGLTLCNCRITNAVRCVPPQNKVTAHEVRNCGVFLRHEIAAMPNLRAILALGGVAHGGVLAALGYKKSAYRFAHNARHRLTPDLFLLDSYHCSRYNTNTGRLTAKMFRDVFKTLTTYIAPAP
- a CDS encoding DUF4170 domain-containing protein, encoding MAKSLLHLVFGGEVKDPQGIDFVDPRNLDIVGVYPSNREALDAWRGASQAHVDEANVKYVLVHIHRMLDDPEHQEDSPDDN
- a CDS encoding LabA-like NYN domain-containing protein, translating into MMFYPQQRIGLFIDGSNLYAAAKALGFDIDYKRLLDHFAAKGQLVRAFYYTALLDDQEYSPLRPLVDWLDYNGYTMVTKPTKEFTDAAGRRKIKGNMDIELAIDVMEMAVHLDHIVLFSGDGDFRRLVEAVQRKGLRVTVVSTVKSHPPMVADELRRQADDFIELTDLHAAISRKGEPLRQQHDSSPQQIQKPDNDTSDHDERPLQEIKGPGDFMDMA